tctttgtaTCCTTTTCTGAATTCATGTACACGTGTTTCTTGCAATATCATTTGCTATATTTCCTCAAACAGTGATGCAAGTTCTTTATGTGATTATTTTTCGGTATGAAAATAGTACATGCATACATTAATTATACGATAtcttagaaataattattttgcttTTAAATCTGTCAATTGACACGTGTTATTTGTTATTGGTAAtcgtacatatatttatgcaattcaAATCTTTAGTAAAACTGAAAATTCgttgttgtaaatatttgttttatataacgcttcaatatggaacaaaaaagatattaattgtCGTAATTATGTTTTCAGCCAATATTAATTGATGGCCGTGGCCATTTACTTGGTCGTTTGGCAGCTATTATTGCCAAAACGATCCTGGAAGGTAATAAAGTAATTGTTGTTCGTAGTGAACAACTTAATATTTCTGGTAATTTCTTCAGGttagtaatattataattaagtattcgtgatatatatatatatatatatatatatatatatatattctttaagtATTTTCACGTATAATTATTCCAGTGTGTTtcatataactttttattttaggaATAAGCTGAAATTTATGTCGTTTTTACGTAAGAGATGTAATGTAAATCCAGCCCGTGGACCTTTTCATTTCCGTGCTCCTAGTAAAATACTTTGGAAAACAGTTCGTGGTACGttgaaatattacttatttacaTGGAATTTTATACTTCATATCAATCAAtgattatgtatatattaccTACATTATTTGATGGTatcatgaaaaaaatatttatatgagattattaattattattattattgattattgattgatattaatgattattatataaataaaaatgtaattgaatttatagGAATGATCCCACACAAAACACAAAGGGGAAAGGATGCTCTCAGAAGGTTAAAGGTCTATGAAGGTTGTCCACCACCATATGATCGCAGAAAACGTGTTGTTGTACCAGGTGCCATGAGAGTTATGTGTCTTAAACCTGGTAGGAAGGTAAGATAGAACATTAATttgagaatatatttattatatttagtaaattatttagttatttaCAATGATGGTATGGTAATTTGCGCCTGAgtataattactttatttcatGATGTCACATTTAACTGAGTAAATAccaaaaaaatttatataaatatattccatCTAAGAAACATATACTAAtacaatgttattttttagtaCTGTCATGTAGGTAGATTATCTCATGAAGTTGGATGGAAATATAAGGCTGTTGTACGTACATTGGAAAACAAGAGACGCGTCAGATCAATTCTTGAAGTTCAAAAGAGGGATAAGCTTAAGGTATATCTAAAGacattacaaatataaatgatatcaAGAACTATTTCTTATAtgcttcttttcttatttcagAAACTTACCAAACAAGCAGGGCAAACAGTTTCAAAGGCTACTGCACCATACACagcaattattaataattttggatacaattaatacaaaaattgtaaaaataataaatctccataaacattttacattgagttattattatattttacactatcatgattatatatccctatatatatatatttttaggtatataaaaaaatacaaattctaataatatagGTTTCTTAAGATAtgatttattcataaaaatatttacataatatacgTGAGAGAAAcaagataaattaattagcTTTCTATACTATCTACTGTAAAAACAACAGTTCCTGCTTTATCATTATCTTCATCATCATAcacttcattttcttcgtcttctgAACTAGAAGAATCGGATTTTTTTTCATCTTGTAGGCGATATGTACCTACATTTTTAGGTGGAGGACCAATGTTATGTAAGCCAAATTGATCTGCTAATCTTTCAGCTGCGTGTTTAGCTTGGATCTCCTaagtattacaatttttaatataatttatgtgtaacatatattttttacaaatatttaaaatataaacattagTTACTTGAAGTTTTTCAGTTTGTTCCTTTTGTAACTGAAGAGATTCAGTTAAACTGATGACTTTTACAGCACCATGAACTATAAGAGGTGGGGTTGCTGCTGTAACTTCCCaatgtttattttgttttctcagtttttctttttctggaTCATGTACATCAGACTTAGTTGTTCTATATGGCTTGAATGGCTCTCTCTTTTTATCATTGTTTTCTCGTGGTTGTTCAactttattaacaatatatgCAATGTGCTCAGGAGTTTTTATCTTAAAAGATTCTATTTCTGCCAAATCTTCTGGCTTAATTAAACTTTCCTCCGGTGGAAGATgcataatcttttttttatgaacCCCACATCCTGTAGGCtaataataggaaataataaacactgttatacaaaattgatatataatactaatctacatatatatatatatatatttcataaggCATATAGTCTATAATCTAATACAAGTAACTTACTTGAGCTAATATTTTTAAGGGATCTTCTTCACCATCGCTATCAAGTTCAACAATTTTGACAGTATCTTTGGTTTCACTATATTTGCCTGTCCactctaatttatttatagcaGCTTTACCTTCAGATGCTAAGTTTAATCTTGACAAAAGATTAGCTGCTTGCTCAACTTCATTTTTATGTTCtagttcttttaatattttatcacgaAAAGATTTGATCTTTTCTCCTTTGTCTGGCAGCTTTAATACAAATGTTCTAAAacggaaatatttatattttgtcaaAAAGTAGTTTAATAAAGAGTATAGTTTATATCTTAGACCTTACCTACTTATTactaagaattttattttgtctttcTAATAATTCCTCTAGTTCAAacttttgtttgtttcttaaatCCTCTATGTACCCTTGATTTTCTTTCTTGGGAGGAGGTGGTAAATCACCTGgtactttattaattatttttttctgatACATTCCTCTTTGTTTAtccaaattgtaaaatttgaaatagttaggagttattttattaacatttataggaataatatttttagaatgacggaaattcttaaaagaaattaatgttatgtgttttaaattaattattatttaaatcaataattaCAAGTCAGTTATTACGCATTAAATTATGACGTTATGTATAGTGACGTATATAAACTGAATCAAATTGTATTACTTTTCACTGAACAGAAGATTGCAATAGACAATATATCTATTGAATACGAGATATCGAGATCTTCAAGACTATCGATATTGCACGACATGTTAAACGAAGATTTCAATTCCAACCTCAATGGAACTTAACTAAaggatttaaataaaatgttacatttattataccATGTTGAATCTGTATTTTCAAGTGACGAATAAAGCTATCATTCTCTGTGTAATATAGAGAGAACATTGAAgcactaaatattttatttcaagataaactaaaaaataatttttgtataaagtaACAAAAGTGACGTAAAGTTGTAATGATTAAAAGCAAGTTCGCGAAGCAACTGCCAATCTTTAGAAATGAATTGCAATGGGGGGTCGTCTTTGGGTGGTGAATGTAAATCAAATACATTTATGGATATTAAGCCAATTGTTACATGTAAGTTtattaatcaaaaatattaatatatttaacctCTGTATGGTGACACTATTGTTAAGTATTGTTATTTGCGCTCTTGATGAACTGTCAATCTATAtgacatttctttttctttttttaattaagattgTTCATGATATGATATACATGTTTAAAGCTGTATagcttataataataatttttaagctATAATTAagactttttaaataattagcaTTCATCATTGATGAAcatatgttattttaaataggTTAACtctctttttataataattttttttcatgtacaatattttatttctggtTAATTGttgtcaaatatattatacattttttactttaattataacACATTTAAGAAAGAGCATATATAAGAGttatttttgtttgtgttactttaatgtattttaatgatTTCTTCAATATAGATGCAGGAGatgacaaattattttctacattgGAAAACAGTTTATTCCAAGCTATATCTACTGATACAGTGGAATGGCGTAGATCATTTAGTAGACCAATTAAACAAGTCAAACTTGGAGCAACATTTTTGCCATTTTCTAAGGATATTTTGCCAACTGAGAAAGATTGGCATTTGATAAAGCAGccaatatttcatatttattggACTGAATGTTCTgtaagtaaattaatattataattatttaaatatctcatgagtaaaatttgttataccTACATATTTGTTTCATACTTTTCTGATTATGTATATTGAGATTACAGGATGTAGATACTTATAAAACAAGTATTAGAGAAGACATAGATAACTGGTTAAAAACATTAACACAATATCACATTCAGGATTGGATGATTGTTATAGTAGAAACTTATGACATAAAAAAAACTAACAAGTTATTACCTAGGACAACAGTTTTAGACAAAATTCGCAGTGACTTTGCTGCTAAGCATGGTGATAGGTgaagtaataattaatcagtgaatatttgataaatatatttttatatgtgatttctttattatatcttatgtttaatgtattatatagATGTTGTGCTGTAATAAATCCAATAAAATCAGAAATGCGCTCAGCTGAATCATGGAGAAGTTTAGTTAGCcgtatacgttatttaatGCTTGTTGCATATGATAAAAGACTATCTCATTTTGAAGATATTATTAGAgaacaaagagaaaatagaaatcacCCAAACTGGAATTTCTGTCACTATTTCTTACTGCAGGTAAACTGATTATTAgttgattgaaattaattactatttttggGCTTTAatcctgtatatatattaattctcTTTTTCAGGAAGAACTTGCATTTGTTTTACAAATGTTAGGATTATATGATGAAGCATTAGTACAGTATGATGAATTGGATGCTCTTTTTACACAGTTTGTGCTTAATTCTAATGTAGGAGGtatgatattttcattttttttctattatctattttttcaaattgtaaaattaatctgttatttaaaaatttatagatacACCAATTTGGTTAAATCTATTTCAAACCCCATTAAATAACTGGGGTGGTGTTAATTTAAGTAATGGTACAAATCATCATTTAAGGAACCTTCTGGCTGAATGTAAAGCATCACTATTAGATCTTAGAAGTTATTTATTCAGTAGACAATGTGCCATGTTACTATCACTTAACAAACTATGGGAGGTTGGTATATATTAAGACTGATTTTATTCATagctttaatttcattatgaatataaacataaaacgatattttaatttaggTTGCGCAAAGGTGCTTATCATTTGTTCATAATACATTAAGTGAATTACGTATATTAGAAGTTCAGCGACCTGAAGGATCCATTGAATGTTGGTCTTTTCTTTGTGCGTTAGAAGTGCTTCAAGTTTGTCAATTATCATCATATAATATTGATAACAATCAGCAACTGGACCTTTGTTCTTTACATACCGCGAGTTTATGGGCTCTTGCTAGGGATAAAGTAAGTTACTAGacatattaatagaaattatgcaaataatattatttatagtattagGATAGTTAAAtctttattctaatttattttagttgGGAAACTTAGGAAAATTATGTGGTTTAATGCCTGGAAGCGAACCATCTAGTGAACAACTACACACAGTTGTTTACCTAATAGCTGGTATGGGAGATTCTGAACCACAGATAGAAGGGAAATTAACACCTAccgataaattaaaagaagcaCTTTCGTCTAAAGAGGCATTCAAGAAACAATATCTTGAACATGCAGAATTAGCTATGGGTACTTATAAACATGTAGGCCGAATTCGATCAGCCAGATTAATTGGAAAAGAGTTAGCACAATTTTATAGCGAGCTTGGCGAGAATCAAAAAGCTGTTGCATTTTTATCAGATGCCTTAAAAACGTACACTGATGAAGGCTGGAGGCACTTAGCAGCACAAACTCAACTCGAATTGGCACAGTGCTACAAAAGAATGGAtgatgttgaaaaatatacaaaaatatgtgCTGCTATTGCCAGTTTGGatgtattacatattactGTTCGTAATACTTATTTTGAAGAAATGTTCGGGTATATGAAAATGATCTCATCACCACAACCTTTACTTGTAGAACTCGGATGTGCTTTTGTAGTACTCAGTATGGAAGTTAAAGTGATGGATAAAGTAGTGCAAGACTGCGTGgtcaatatcgaaatatatatacaaagttTGTTTCCTAGAGAAGTAAAATGTACTAAAGCGTCTATATCTGTTGAAGAAGTTCAAAAACCTCT
Above is a genomic segment from Bombus pascuorum chromosome 9, iyBomPasc1.1, whole genome shotgun sequence containing:
- the LOC132910284 gene encoding large ribosomal subunit protein uL13; the encoded protein is MTGFSNKPILIDGRGHLLGRLAAIIAKTILEGNKVIVVRSEQLNISGNFFRNKLKFMSFLRKRCNVNPARGPFHFRAPSKILWKTVRGMIPHKTQRGKDALRRLKVYEGCPPPYDRRKRVVVPGAMRVMCLKPGRKYCHVGRLSHEVGWKYKAVVRTLENKRRVRSILEVQKRDKLKKLTKQAGQTVSKATAPYTAIINNFGYN
- the LOC132910279 gene encoding DNA-directed RNA polymerase II subunit GRINL1A, coding for MYQKKIINKVPGDLPPPPKKENQGYIEDLRNKQKFELEELLERQNKILSNKTFVLKLPDKGEKIKSFRDKILKELEHKNEVEQAANLLSRLNLASEGKAAINKLEWTGKYSETKDTVKIVELDSDGEEDPLKILAQPTGCGVHKKKIMHLPPEESLIKPEDLAEIESFKIKTPEHIAYIVNKVEQPRENNDKKREPFKPYRTTKSDVHDPEKEKLRKQNKHWEVTAATPPLIVHGAVKVISLTESLQLQKEQTEKLQEIQAKHAAERLADQFGLHNIGPPPKNVGTYRLQDEKKSDSSSSEDEENEVYDDEDNDKAGTVVFTVDSIES
- the LOC132910270 gene encoding trafficking protein particle complex subunit 10 isoform X1, coding for MNCNGGSSLGGECKSNTFMDIKPIVTYAGDDKLFSTLENSLFQAISTDTVEWRRSFSRPIKQVKLGATFLPFSKDILPTEKDWHLIKQPIFHIYWTECSDVDTYKTSIREDIDNWLKTLTQYHIQDWMIVIVETYDIKKTNKLLPRTTVLDKIRSDFAAKHGDRCCAVINPIKSEMRSAESWRSLVSRIRYLMLVAYDKRLSHFEDIIREQRENRNHPNWNFCHYFLLQEELAFVLQMLGLYDEALVQYDELDALFTQFVLNSNVGDTPIWLNLFQTPLNNWGGVNLSNGTNHHLRNLLAECKASLLDLRSYLFSRQCAMLLSLNKLWEVAQRCLSFVHNTLSELRILEVQRPEGSIECWSFLCALEVLQVCQLSSYNIDNNQQLDLCSLHTASLWALARDKLGNLGKLCGLMPGSEPSSEQLHTVVYLIAGMGDSEPQIEGKLTPTDKLKEALSSKEAFKKQYLEHAELAMGTYKHVGRIRSARLIGKELAQFYSELGENQKAVAFLSDALKTYTDEGWRHLAAQTQLELAQCYKRMDDVEKYTKICAAIASLDVLHITVRNTYFEEMFGYMKMISSPQPLLVELGCAFVVLSMEVKVMDKVVQDCVVNIEIYIQSLFPREVKCTKASISVEEVQKPLLPNKKKGSKLPPEPSIPLLSKCTLEDMRPLDPSLLQLQVYSYLDYKEDKSLGSASVLHRNTKSIVRRSDSTKHRKPSVNAKGDFSKALSCDDFIVKPGMNMVTLTRRIDQPGFYKVGQISLVIEEKLEFLSPILNPRLCYEVAKTQPTISMKYSRDLLAGLIQGIELVIMSGSIKITKEMKLKLRTSRGLIIQVDGSQETMSKELEISLPFCEPFQTIWLKFKVLAELPPKKDSLSMEHKLNIQCPWGLEESIPLHFGPPLMSNMKLHTAKERKFLQIIVTGLTNQLLQLIEPELTTATSIDVNFKSLNPIAGQRLVIGNGINVSFMWELEIGKDEKSLMPIKTDFRVKYIPINDTEDLNDLNSNQDPLQIHNLQRMEKACSLYRCNFDITDYVTLFTVSSKVEAAGNGGEFCRAGSMCHLYLTVTRMLPSPNPNPSPQLMYEVLADQAMWAVCGRTAGIVSLEVLEKQSVTLDVMPLTSGYLPLPVVRLSRYIPAPESKSDMVRKSEIASSSRLEPFSPGQVYNASKAQQVHVLPAAPSEAN
- the LOC132910270 gene encoding trafficking protein particle complex subunit 10 isoform X2, whose amino-acid sequence is MNCNGGSSLGGECKSNTFMDIKPIVTYAGDDKLFSTLENSLFQAISTDTVEWRRSFSRPIKQVKLGATFLPFSKDILPTEKDWHLIKQPIFHIYWTECSDVDTYKTSIREDIDNWLKTLTQYHIQDWMIVIVETYDIKKTNKLLPRTTVLDKIRSDFAAKHGDRCCAVINPIKSEMRSAESWRSLVSRIRYLMLVAYDKRLSHFEDIIREQRENRNHPNWNFCHYFLLQEELAFVLQMLGLYDEALVQYDELDALFTQFVLNSNVGDTPIWLNLFQTPLNNWGGVNLSNGTNHHLRNLLAECKASLLDLRSYLFSRQCAMLLSLNKLWEVAQRCLSFVHNTLSELRILEVQRPEGSIECWSFLCALEVLQVCQLSSYNIDNNQQLDLCSLHTASLWALARDKLGNLGKLCGLMPGSEPSSEQLHTVVYLIAGMGDSEPQIEGKLTPTDKLKEALSSKEAFKKQYLEHAELAMGTYKHVGRIRSARLIGKELAQFYSELGENQKAVAFLSDALKTYTDEGWRHLAAQTQLELAQCYKRMDDVEKYTKICAAIASLDVLHITVRNTYFEEMFGYMKMISSPQPLLVELGCAFVVLSMEVKVMDKVVQDCVVNIEIYIQSLFPREVKCTKASISVEEVQKPLLPNKKKGSKLPPEPSIPLLSKCTLEDMRPLDPSLLQLQVYSYLDYKEDKSLGSASVLHRNTKSIVRRSDSTKHRKPSVNAKGDFSKALSCDDFIVKPGMNMVTLTRRIDQPGFYKVGQISLVIEEKLEFLSPILNPRLCYEVAKTQPTISMKYSRDLLAGLIQGIELVIMSGSIKITKEMKLKLRTSRGLIIQVDGSQETMSKELEISLPFCEPFQTIWLKFKVLAELPPKKDSLSMEHKLNIQCPWGLEESIPLHFGPPLMSNMKLHTAKERKFLQIIVTGLTNQLLQLIEPELTTATSIDVNFKSLNPIAGQRLVIGNGINVSFMWELEIGKDEKSLMPIKTDFRVKYIPINDTEDLNDLNSNQDPLQIHNLQRMEKACSLYRCNFDITDYVCLQKLKQLEMEVNFVVLVACAIFISQ